One genomic region from Candidatus Omnitrophota bacterium encodes:
- a CDS encoding aldolase catalytic domain-containing protein, translated as MFREKIKVLDCTIRDGGLMNNHDFDLRFVREVYKALSEAGIDYMEIGYKNSRRLFNPKEFGKWKFCDDQDIKKVIEGIQSRTKISVMVDVDRVDIDDVLPKKDSPVDMVRVATYVKDVDKAIFLANHFTDKGYETAVNIMAISRALDNELTESLQQLEKECKAKIINIVDSFGSLYQETTEFLIKKAKSILKTKEIGMHAHNNQQLAFANTIEAIIHDANYVDTTIFGLGRAAGNCPTELILGFLKNPKYDIRPILDVISKELIPLQKKIEWGYFIPYAITGILDEHPRSAIALRESDKKENYREFYEKLVGEVEE; from the coding sequence ATGTTTAGAGAAAAGATTAAAGTTTTGGATTGTACTATTAGAGATGGCGGTTTGATGAATAATCATGATTTCGACTTGCGTTTTGTACGCGAGGTTTATAAGGCCCTTTCTGAAGCAGGCATAGATTATATGGAAATTGGTTATAAGAATTCTAGGCGGCTTTTTAACCCGAAAGAATTCGGAAAATGGAAATTCTGTGATGACCAGGATATAAAGAAAGTAATTGAGGGAATACAGTCTAGAACAAAAATTTCAGTTATGGTAGACGTGGATAGGGTAGATATTGATGATGTTTTGCCCAAGAAGGATAGTCCGGTAGATATGGTCAGGGTTGCCACTTATGTAAAGGATGTGGACAAAGCGATATTTTTGGCAAATCACTTTACGGATAAAGGCTATGAGACTGCGGTAAATATTATGGCAATATCCCGGGCTTTGGATAATGAGCTTACAGAAAGCCTGCAACAGTTAGAGAAGGAGTGCAAGGCAAAGATAATTAATATTGTAGATAGTTTTGGCTCGCTTTATCAGGAGACAACGGAGTTTCTTATTAAGAAGGCAAAGAGTATTTTAAAAACTAAAGAGATTGGCATGCATGCGCATAATAATCAGCAGCTTGCTTTTGCCAATACTATTGAGGCAATTATCCATGATGCTAATTATGTGGACACGACAATTTTTGGCTTGGGAAGGGCAGCAGGTAATTGCCCTACAGAACTGATCCTTGGATTTTTGAAGAATCCAAAATATGACATTCGTCCAATATTGGATGTAATTTCCAAGGAGCTTATTCCTTTACAGAAAAAGATAGAATGGGGATATTTTATACCTTATGCAATTACCGGTATTCTTGATGAGCATCCACGTAGTGCGATTGCTCTGAGGGAGAGCGATAAAAAAGAAAATTACCGTGAATTTTACGAAAAACTAGTTGGAGAAGTTGAGGAATGA